One Cryobacterium roopkundense genomic region harbors:
- a CDS encoding type II toxin-antitoxin system RelE family toxin, translating to MTYSVTIAPAAERQLRKFDPQVRRRVQAAIDLLADDPRPPKALQLVGGSGEWRVRTGDYRIIYEIHDDLLIVLVLRLGHRREIYESR from the coding sequence ATGACTTACTCGGTGACGATCGCACCAGCCGCCGAACGGCAACTGCGCAAGTTCGATCCGCAGGTCCGCCGGAGAGTTCAAGCAGCGATCGACCTCTTGGCCGACGATCCGCGGCCGCCCAAAGCACTCCAACTCGTCGGAGGCTCTGGCGAATGGCGGGTTCGAACGGGTGACTACCGCATCATTTACGAGATTCACGACGACCTGTTGATCGTGCTCGTCCTCCGACTCGGACATCGTCGCGAGATATATGAATCCCGATAA
- a CDS encoding VOC family protein, giving the protein MQITNVSVRVRNAPEAGEFYAGVLGLDIAQRPNGVVVTLGTTRLELVEDPAAAGDHHFAITIPSNKFNEAKAWIQQRTVLLGTPETDEFECSPAWNAHSLYFAGPERSVWEFIIRRDLDNSTAGPFTSADLLGISEVGVAVADVPAVVATLTDDARIAPYGDAQGGTFAPVGDAEGMLVLVAPGRTWFPRVECTAEESPVNITAIGGRPGTYPLGALGSLHVLLQESPC; this is encoded by the coding sequence ATGCAGATCACCAACGTGTCAGTGCGTGTCCGAAACGCTCCTGAAGCCGGGGAATTCTATGCCGGTGTGCTCGGCCTAGACATCGCCCAACGACCCAACGGCGTGGTCGTGACGCTAGGGACGACTCGGCTCGAGCTTGTCGAGGACCCCGCTGCCGCCGGAGACCACCACTTCGCGATTACGATTCCGTCCAACAAATTCAACGAGGCAAAAGCATGGATCCAACAGAGGACAGTGCTGCTCGGAACGCCCGAAACGGACGAATTCGAATGCTCGCCGGCGTGGAACGCTCACAGTCTCTACTTCGCGGGACCCGAACGGTCGGTCTGGGAGTTCATCATTCGCCGCGACCTCGACAACTCAACGGCCGGTCCATTCACCAGCGCGGACCTCCTCGGCATCAGCGAAGTGGGAGTCGCGGTGGCCGACGTCCCGGCCGTGGTCGCAACGCTTACCGATGACGCCAGGATTGCTCCGTACGGCGATGCGCAGGGCGGCACCTTTGCGCCCGTCGGGGACGCCGAGGGCATGCTCGTTCTGGTCGCGCCAGGCCGAACATGGTTTCCCAGAGTCGAATGCACGGCGGAGGAGAGCCCTGTCAACATCACAGCCATCGGTGGACGACCAGGTACCTATCCGCTCGGAGCCCTCGGCTCACTTCATGTCCTCTTGCAGGAATCGCCGTGCTAG
- a CDS encoding GntR family transcriptional regulator codes for MTRTTPSSADEIDALFRGAIRSGQLGDGERLPTVRQTAHDFSVAQATAAKAYKSLERDGLIVTRTAAGTRVAPGASRAPQVVIEHARSLAEASEDTHVSLDDTIAILRSVWPVEGTPPPV; via the coding sequence ATGACCCGGACTACGCCAAGCTCGGCGGACGAGATCGACGCACTGTTCCGCGGAGCAATCCGCTCCGGACAGTTAGGCGACGGCGAACGCCTGCCCACAGTCCGACAGACTGCTCACGATTTCAGTGTGGCACAAGCCACCGCAGCCAAGGCGTATAAGTCTCTCGAGCGTGACGGACTTATCGTCACCCGCACAGCCGCAGGCACGCGCGTTGCGCCCGGCGCGTCCCGAGCGCCACAGGTCGTGATCGAGCACGCCCGTTCACTCGCGGAAGCTAGCGAGGACACCCACGTCTCCCTCGACGACACCATCGCGATCCTCCGCTCAGTCTGGCCAGTCGAGGGGACGCCCCCGCCCGTATGA
- a CDS encoding IS3 family transposase (programmed frameshift), with product MSSPGPRAGGPTSRRSFTPAQKLAYLAAYDTAIKNNEGGTYLRTEGLYSSQITEWRKLRDAGVLAGKKPGEKIGRLTPEQAEIARLRRQLSKTEQRLETTGVALEIMFKNARATRKSFEELAGRNTVRVAVMTAYRELASRGINTRVAADLVGIPRATATRKRRIPVARPALIPANKIGDTGRREILDVVNSQPFVDLPPIQIYAQLLDADTYLCSISTMYRVLNENQQVKDRRRQARHPARAIPELTATGPGQVLSWDITKLAGPIKGKYFDAYVMIDIYSRYIVGAYVHASESGELAVEMMKEIFGIHGVPQVVHADRGTSMTSKTVAALLSDLEVTKSHSRPRVSNDNPYSEAWFKTLKFAPTFPERFGSLADAKTFMASFVDGYNHEHRHSGIGLNTPADVHYGLAEAKAIERAATLDAARARFPERFSTNKAPQILSIPKTAWINKPAPKPIENEGLELAA from the exons ATGAGTAGTCCCGGACCCCGAGCTGGTGGCCCGACCTCGAGAAGGTCATTCACCCCAGCGCAGAAGCTTGCCTACCTCGCCGCGTATGACACGGCCATCAAGAACAACGAGGGCGGCACTTATCTGCGCACCGAAGGGCTCTACTCCTCGCAGATCACCGAATGGCGAAAACTGCGCGACGCGGGCGTCCTCGCAGGCAAGAAGCCCGGTGAAAAGATTGGCCGGTTAACTCCGGAGCAAGCCGAAATCGCCCGGCTGCGCCGCCAGTTGAGCAAGACCGAGCAGCGGTTGGAAACGACGGGGGTGGCGTTGGAGATCATGT TCAAAAATGCACGAGCTACTCGAAAGTCTTTCGAAGAGCTCGCGGGACGAAACACCGTGCGCGTTGCCGTAATGACCGCCTACCGCGAACTGGCCAGCCGAGGAATCAACACTCGCGTCGCGGCCGACCTGGTCGGAATCCCTCGAGCGACAGCCACAAGGAAACGACGCATTCCCGTGGCCCGGCCGGCGCTGATTCCGGCGAACAAGATCGGCGACACCGGCCGCCGCGAGATCCTTGACGTCGTCAATTCACAGCCGTTCGTTGACCTGCCGCCGATCCAGATCTACGCCCAACTGCTCGACGCAGACACGTACTTGTGCTCCATATCAACGATGTATCGGGTGTTGAACGAGAATCAGCAGGTCAAGGACCGCCGCCGCCAGGCGCGCCATCCTGCCCGGGCGATCCCGGAACTGACGGCGACGGGACCCGGCCAGGTACTCAGCTGGGATATTACGAAACTCGCCGGCCCGATCAAGGGCAAGTACTTCGATGCTTACGTGATGATCGATATTTACTCCCGCTACATCGTCGGCGCCTATGTTCACGCGTCGGAATCCGGCGAGCTGGCGGTGGAGATGATGAAGGAGATCTTCGGCATTCACGGCGTCCCTCAGGTCGTTCACGCCGACCGCGGCACGTCGATGACGTCCAAGACCGTCGCGGCGCTGTTGTCTGACTTGGAGGTCACCAAATCGCACTCGAGGCCTCGGGTGAGTAACGATAATCCCTACAGCGAGGCCTGGTTCAAGACCCTGAAGTTCGCTCCGACGTTCCCCGAACGCTTCGGCTCCCTTGCCGACGCGAAGACGTTCATGGCCTCGTTCGTCGACGGCTACAACCACGAGCATCGCCATTCCGGGATCGGCCTCAACACGCCAGCAGACGTTCATTACGGCCTCGCCGAGGCGAAGGCCATCGAACGGGCAGCGACGCTGGACGCGGCACGCGCACGCTTCCCAGAGCGATTCAGCACCAACAAGGCGCCGCAGATCCTGTCCATTCCCAAGACGGCATGGATCAATAAACCAGCCCCCAAACCTATCGAGAATGAAGGGCTCGAACTAGCCGCCTAA
- the soxR gene encoding redox-sensitive transcriptional activator SoxR, whose product MSHIAPIELLSIGDLARRAGVSVPTVRYYEERGLIQSTRTAGNKRQFPRHTLRRLAVVAAGQRVGLTLHEIATALAALPFDRAPTQREWRHMSHQWAVTVARRIRQLEALQTSLDGCIGCGCLSLGKCTLFNPDDEAAGEGAGSRWLRKADAAAITD is encoded by the coding sequence ATGTCACATATTGCCCCAATTGAGCTTCTGTCGATCGGCGACCTCGCTCGACGCGCGGGTGTGAGCGTGCCGACCGTTCGTTACTACGAGGAGCGCGGCCTGATCCAGTCCACCAGGACAGCAGGCAACAAGCGCCAGTTCCCTCGCCACACCCTCCGACGGCTCGCCGTTGTTGCCGCGGGTCAGCGCGTGGGGCTCACCCTTCACGAAATCGCCACCGCGCTAGCTGCGTTGCCATTCGATCGCGCGCCGACCCAGCGCGAATGGCGACACATGAGCCATCAATGGGCAGTAACAGTGGCCCGTCGCATCCGGCAACTCGAAGCACTGCAAACCTCTCTCGACGGGTGCATCGGCTGCGGCTGCCTGTCCTTGGGCAAATGCACCCTGTTTAATCCGGACGATGAGGCCGCAGGTGAAGGTGCAGGCTCGCGATGGCTGCGCAAGGCCGACGCCGCGGCAATCACCGATTGA
- a CDS encoding IS1380 family transposase, with protein sequence MQVSHTNRAVSASFTDPNLVSSAGLVPIMKLAARAGLATLADQWLSVPTDKGANAGLKVTSLVGGMVAGADSIDDLAILRHGGMRKIFSNCYAPSTLGSFLRAFTFGHVRQLDAVASRFVRGLAAETPLLVHDTDGYMFLDVDDTIIEVHGHQKEGSGYGYSGVRGLNAILATVKTDVSAPIIIGQRLRRGACGSPRGAARLIRDALATIKRLRGAGKARVLFRADSAFYGHASISAALKAGADVSVTARMDPAIKRAIGTIPGAAWTAIEYTNAIYDEGSKTWISNAEVAEVPFTAFTSRKKSEHITGRLAVRRIPELNKKNLDQPTLFDTHRFHAFFTTSTLDTVTADKTHRAHAAIELVNSDLKSSALAHLPSGVFTANAAWLVMAVMAFNLTRAAATIAGNGLSRSTTATIRRKLVSVPARISTSARRVTLHLPEHWPWEKPWTALFTKNFRPQQPAPT encoded by the coding sequence ATGCAAGTTTCCCACACCAACCGCGCCGTTTCTGCATCATTCACCGACCCGAATCTCGTGTCGTCGGCGGGCTTGGTCCCGATCATGAAATTAGCCGCCCGTGCGGGGTTGGCGACCTTGGCCGATCAGTGGCTGAGCGTCCCCACCGACAAGGGCGCCAACGCCGGTCTGAAAGTCACGTCTCTGGTCGGCGGCATGGTCGCCGGCGCGGACTCCATCGACGACCTCGCCATTCTTCGTCACGGCGGCATGCGGAAAATCTTCAGCAACTGCTACGCGCCGTCAACGTTGGGGTCGTTTCTGCGCGCGTTCACGTTCGGTCACGTCCGGCAGCTCGACGCCGTCGCTTCCCGCTTCGTGCGGGGCCTGGCCGCGGAAACTCCGTTGCTCGTGCACGACACCGACGGCTACATGTTCCTCGACGTCGACGACACCATCATCGAAGTTCACGGCCACCAGAAGGAAGGCTCCGGCTACGGGTACTCCGGGGTGCGCGGCCTCAACGCGATCCTCGCGACAGTCAAGACGGACGTATCGGCGCCGATCATCATCGGCCAGCGACTCCGGCGCGGTGCCTGCGGATCACCGCGCGGCGCGGCCCGTCTGATCCGTGACGCCCTCGCCACGATCAAACGGCTCCGCGGAGCGGGAAAAGCACGCGTGCTCTTTCGTGCCGACTCAGCGTTCTACGGGCACGCCTCCATCAGCGCAGCCCTCAAAGCCGGCGCCGACGTTTCGGTCACTGCCCGGATGGACCCCGCCATCAAACGAGCGATCGGAACGATCCCCGGCGCTGCCTGGACCGCAATTGAATACACCAACGCCATCTATGACGAAGGCAGCAAAACATGGATCAGTAACGCCGAAGTCGCCGAGGTCCCGTTCACCGCGTTCACCTCGCGCAAGAAGAGCGAGCACATCACCGGGCGCTTGGCCGTGCGGCGGATCCCGGAACTGAACAAGAAAAACCTCGACCAGCCAACCCTGTTCGACACCCACCGATTCCACGCCTTTTTCACCACCAGCACCCTCGACACCGTCACCGCCGACAAAACCCACCGCGCCCACGCGGCGATCGAGCTCGTGAATTCCGACCTCAAAAGCAGCGCCCTGGCGCACCTACCCTCCGGTGTATTCACCGCCAACGCCGCCTGGCTGGTCATGGCCGTCATGGCGTTTAACCTCACCCGCGCCGCCGCGACGATCGCGGGAAACGGTCTCAGCCGATCGACCACCGCAACGATCCGCCGGAAACTTGTCAGCGTCCCCGCACGAATCTCAACCTCGGCGCGGCGCGTGACATTGCACCTGCCCGAACACTGGCCTTGGGAGAAACCCTGGACGGCCCTGTTCACAAAGAACTTCCGGCCCCAACAACCCGCCCCCACCTGA
- a CDS encoding SdpI family protein, with amino-acid sequence MSYTYGTNSVAYVLAAAMLLVVVVTQLAASGRISRNGFIGIRIPPTMTSDAAWTAGHKAARLPSWIGFALVAITAGVAQFIPEANAILIAILLLFLAWSVVAAWRGARSAIS; translated from the coding sequence ATGAGCTACACATACGGCACGAATAGTGTCGCCTACGTCCTCGCCGCCGCTATGCTCCTTGTCGTTGTCGTGACACAGCTGGCAGCCTCCGGCAGAATTAGTCGGAACGGTTTCATCGGAATCAGAATCCCGCCGACAATGACCAGTGATGCCGCATGGACAGCTGGCCACAAGGCCGCCCGTTTGCCGTCGTGGATTGGCTTCGCACTTGTTGCTATCACTGCGGGAGTGGCACAATTCATCCCGGAAGCCAACGCTATCCTCATCGCAATTCTGTTGCTCTTCCTGGCATGGTCAGTCGTGGCTGCTTGGCGCGGCGCACGATCGGCGATCAGCTAA
- a CDS encoding Txe/YoeB family addiction module toxin, whose translation MKLIWDEDAWDDYCWWQTQDRKILKRINTLLRDVIRNGNEGIGKPEPLKHGFHGYWSRRITDEHRLIYKVENDEVRIAGCRYRYGR comes from the coding sequence ATGAAGTTGATCTGGGACGAGGATGCCTGGGACGACTACTGCTGGTGGCAGACGCAAGACCGCAAGATCCTCAAACGCATCAATACGCTCCTGAGGGATGTTATTCGCAACGGCAATGAAGGTATCGGAAAACCCGAACCCCTCAAGCACGGCTTCCATGGGTATTGGTCACGTCGGATTACGGACGAACATCGCCTGATCTACAAGGTCGAGAACGACGAAGTCCGAATCGCCGGATGTAGGTACCGCTACGGGCGCTAA
- a CDS encoding type II toxin-antitoxin system Phd/YefM family antitoxin, which translates to MSTTVPVSVSDARDQLASIIDRARTEHQPVFLSRRGRRVAAVIDVDDLERLIELAEDMADIRAAEESREEMRRTKSEPTPWEQVKADLGLV; encoded by the coding sequence ATGTCGACCACAGTCCCTGTCAGCGTCTCCGATGCACGCGACCAGCTCGCATCGATCATCGACCGCGCTCGCACCGAGCACCAGCCGGTCTTCTTGTCTCGCCGCGGGCGGCGAGTCGCGGCTGTTATCGACGTCGACGATTTAGAGCGCCTCATTGAATTGGCCGAAGACATGGCCGATATTCGTGCCGCTGAGGAATCGCGTGAAGAGATGCGTCGCACGAAAAGCGAACCGACACCTTGGGAACAGGTGAAGGCGGACCTCGGCCTCGTATGA
- a CDS encoding RES family NAD+ phosphorylase, whose translation MSGSFYRAVNPAHQDAALRGSRLAGRYSKPNQRTLYLSSSPEGVDAAMIAHAQGRVDELVLLKFHVEAHNIVDLRDPAVLLVAGVNLAEAVAPWQDIVKNGGEPASWKVRRLEGLGATGLIDPSRKRPGRWHLTLFRWNSADAPRVALD comes from the coding sequence GTGTCCGGATCGTTCTATCGCGCCGTAAACCCTGCCCATCAAGACGCGGCGCTTCGTGGTTCGCGTCTGGCCGGCAGGTACTCGAAACCGAATCAACGGACTCTGTACCTGAGCTCATCTCCTGAAGGAGTCGACGCGGCAATGATCGCCCATGCTCAGGGTCGTGTCGACGAGCTGGTCTTGCTCAAATTTCACGTGGAGGCCCATAACATTGTCGATCTCCGAGACCCGGCCGTACTCCTTGTGGCCGGTGTCAACCTTGCAGAAGCAGTCGCGCCTTGGCAGGACATTGTGAAGAACGGCGGCGAGCCCGCGTCGTGGAAGGTTCGGCGGCTAGAGGGTCTCGGAGCGACTGGCCTCATCGATCCTTCTCGCAAGCGCCCTGGCCGGTGGCATCTCACGCTATTCAGGTGGAATTCTGCGGATGCGCCACGCGTGGCTCTCGACTGA
- a CDS encoding NUDIX hydrolase, which produces MTTQTLVVAAVCFRDAADRILTVRKRGTSYFMLPGGKFEPGEGSGAAALREVHEELGVTIRSEDLALLGSWTGAAANELDTLVDATIYLSIVVITPISSAEIVELRWIDPTATAEPEFPLAPLLTDFVFPALAA; this is translated from the coding sequence ATGACTACTCAAACGCTCGTTGTCGCTGCGGTCTGCTTTCGCGACGCCGCAGACAGGATACTCACCGTCCGAAAGCGCGGCACCAGCTATTTCATGCTGCCCGGCGGCAAATTCGAGCCCGGGGAAGGTTCTGGGGCAGCCGCTCTCCGGGAAGTTCACGAAGAGCTGGGAGTGACGATCAGGTCCGAAGACCTCGCCTTGCTGGGTAGCTGGACGGGAGCAGCCGCAAACGAGCTGGACACACTCGTCGACGCGACCATCTACCTCAGCATTGTTGTCATCACGCCGATATCGTCAGCAGAAATTGTTGAACTGCGATGGATAGATCCCACCGCCACAGCCGAACCGGAGTTTCCACTTGCACCGTTGTTAACGGACTTCGTGTTTCCCGCTCTGGCCGCATAA
- a CDS encoding type II toxin-antitoxin system Phd/YefM family antitoxin: protein MRTMTYSESRAKYAETLSAVVDDREEVVITRAGHEPVVIVSLDDYQSLKETAYLLKNPANARRLLGSIDRLEAGHGSQHDLDE, encoded by the coding sequence ATGCGCACCATGACATATTCAGAATCCCGGGCGAAGTACGCCGAGACTCTCTCAGCGGTGGTGGATGACCGAGAAGAAGTTGTTATCACTCGTGCAGGACACGAACCCGTGGTCATTGTCTCGCTCGACGACTATCAGTCGCTCAAGGAAACCGCCTATCTGCTGAAGAACCCCGCGAACGCGCGCCGACTCCTCGGATCGATCGATCGACTCGAGGCCGGCCACGGCTCGCAGCACGACCTTGACGAATGA